One stretch of Leadbetterella byssophila DSM 17132 DNA includes these proteins:
- a CDS encoding toll/interleukin-1 receptor domain-containing protein — translation MSIDYITRQIANVDRDINSIERIIHPIDANITRKQKEAHSLLDKIAREKDLKRMIGYQKDLTKKNEEINKLEKDKSSKSKSLADKQKKKLELLSKLNKEEQKERDKTKKEQKEMLTLQQQITREMEKQKMQSLHSFDVLKPQPIIQTTYDVFVSHASEDKDDFVRDFVKCLQQNGLKVWYDEFTLRVGDSLRRSIDNGLRNSRYGIVVLSEAFFSKEWPQRELDGLFAREVNGEKVILPIWHKISKNEVMKFSPIIADMLALNTSSFTIEEIAKEISDRVLN, via the coding sequence ATGAGCATTGATTACATAACCAGACAAATCGCAAATGTTGACCGAGATATAAACTCGATAGAAAGGATTATTCATCCAATTGATGCGAACATTACTCGTAAGCAGAAAGAAGCTCATAGTTTACTTGACAAAATTGCCAGAGAAAAAGACCTTAAAAGAATGATTGGCTATCAAAAAGATTTAACCAAGAAGAATGAAGAAATCAATAAACTTGAAAAGGATAAAAGTTCGAAATCAAAATCTTTAGCGGATAAGCAGAAAAAGAAACTTGAACTTCTAAGCAAACTCAATAAAGAAGAACAAAAGGAAAGAGACAAGACAAAGAAGGAACAGAAAGAAATGTTGACTTTGCAACAACAGATTACTAGGGAAATGGAAAAGCAGAAAATGCAATCCCTACATTCCTTTGATGTTTTAAAGCCACAGCCAATTATCCAGACAACTTATGATGTTTTTGTTTCCCACGCATCAGAAGACAAAGACGACTTTGTAAGAGATTTTGTAAAGTGTTTACAGCAAAACGGACTTAAAGTTTGGTATGATGAATTTACATTGAGAGTTGGCGACAGTCTTAGACGTTCCATTGACAATGGACTTAGAAATTCTCGCTACGGAATTGTAGTTCTATCAGAAGCATTTTTTAGCAAAGAATGGCCACAGAGAGAATTGGACGGACTTTTTGCAAGAGAAGTAAATGGAGAAAAAGTAATCCTTCCTATATGGCACAAAATCAGTAAAAACGAAGTAATGAAATTCAGTCCAATAATTGCCGATATGTTGGCATTGAACACATCAAGTTTTACAATTGAAGAAATTGCTAAAGAAATATCTGACAGAGTATTAAATTAA
- a CDS encoding asparaginase — translation MTFNPVQIKEGEERILIIYTGGTLGMVFDENKRTLVPFRFRETLLKLPELNLLSSAIHLVSFEKPIDSSDVNAEIYLTIAGIIQKHYHEFDGFVIIHGTDTMAFTASALSFLIHNPKKPIVFTGAQLPIGIPRTDARENLITSIEIAGARLNGKAVVPEVCIYFNGRLLRGNRARKRESSQFDAFDSENYPYLAEIGVSIEYNFRHIRYVEGETRFYDEMSDQVSVLTLFPGISKEILKKHVLNENTRGIIMMTYGSGNAPSADWFIDILAEGISSGKTVLNITQCTGGKVTMGKYASSKRMKDIGVISGSDMTLEAAVGKMMWGLCQEDQKLEEIFAQNLAGEISLP, via the coding sequence ATGACTTTTAATCCCGTACAAATAAAGGAGGGAGAAGAACGCATATTGATCATCTACACCGGAGGTACCTTAGGTATGGTGTTTGATGAGAACAAGCGTACCCTTGTACCCTTCCGCTTTAGAGAAACCTTATTGAAACTGCCCGAGTTAAATCTATTGTCTTCGGCCATACATTTGGTATCCTTTGAGAAGCCCATAGACTCCTCAGATGTAAATGCGGAGATATACCTCACTATAGCGGGCATCATACAGAAGCATTATCATGAGTTTGATGGTTTTGTCATCATTCACGGTACGGATACTATGGCATTCACTGCTTCTGCGTTGAGCTTCCTGATTCATAATCCTAAGAAGCCAATAGTATTTACAGGAGCGCAATTGCCCATAGGCATACCTAGGACGGATGCGAGAGAAAACCTGATTACGAGCATTGAGATTGCGGGAGCCAGGTTAAACGGCAAGGCGGTGGTACCGGAAGTTTGCATCTATTTTAACGGCAGGCTACTAAGGGGCAACCGAGCCAGAAAGCGTGAGAGCTCGCAATTTGATGCTTTTGACTCGGAGAACTATCCTTATCTGGCAGAGATAGGAGTATCCATAGAGTACAATTTCAGGCATATCCGATATGTAGAAGGCGAGACAAGGTTCTACGATGAGATGTCAGATCAGGTCAGCGTGCTGACGCTATTCCCGGGAATAAGCAAAGAGATATTGAAGAAACATGTATTGAACGAGAATACCCGCGGCATCATCATGATGACCTATGGATCCGGGAATGCTCCATCGGCAGATTGGTTTATAGATATCCTGGCAGAAGGTATCTCTTCAGGCAAGACGGTGTTAAACATCACCCAATGTACCGGAGGAAAGGTAACCATGGGAAAATACGCTTCCAGTAAACGTATGAAGGACATTGGCGTAATTTCCGGGTCTGATATGACGCTGGAAGCGGCCGTTGGAAAGATGATGTGGGGTCTATGCCAAGAGGATCAGAAATTAGAAGAAATTTTTGCCCAAAATCTGGCAGGAGAAATTTCTTTACCTTAA
- a CDS encoding tetratricopeptide repeat protein, which produces MHNIYKTTLHHQRMQAQRIKYLQDEIENFPDDPFNHYALALEYISAGDLRAEEIFRHLLKEFPDYLPTYYKAANYFFDRDLWDEAEAIFIKGIALAEAQGNEKAHRELNSSYALFKTETQDDF; this is translated from the coding sequence ATGCATAACATTTACAAAACTACTCTTCATCATCAAAGAATGCAAGCGCAAAGAATAAAATATTTACAAGATGAAATAGAAAATTTTCCGGATGACCCTTTTAATCATTATGCACTGGCCTTGGAATATATTTCTGCGGGCGACTTACGTGCAGAAGAAATCTTCAGACATTTACTGAAGGAATTTCCGGACTATCTGCCTACCTACTACAAGGCGGCGAATTACTTCTTTGACAGAGACCTATGGGACGAAGCGGAAGCTATCTTTATTAAAGGAATAGCATTAGCAGAGGCTCAAGGGAACGAGAAGGCTCATCGTGAATTGAATTCAAGTTACGCGCTATTTAAAACAGAAACACAAGATGACTTTTAA